The Lucilia cuprina isolate Lc7/37 chromosome 5, ASM2204524v1, whole genome shotgun sequence genome includes a window with the following:
- the LOC111686071 gene encoding serine/threonine-protein kinase PITSLRE isoform X1, which produces MPNDDMSGSEDGQLRSPVGDDHMLSGEEDTDSLDIKPPQAHVSRDSSSSRRKEKSKDKKHSKERRHKERYADAGGGRDKEKDYHRDSRQVERRSDVERKEIRRGNGEERYQLQKSGYDREDYMAGGEKRYHKHYDDAATGSRGSANVYHGSYHGHQEHQYQHHHHQQQQHHHHHHAQMQMQHRQRQDYYEHRRQQDYHHPLPTDYHSQRHHQQQHNQAYEVSRGGAQKYHDHEMEKRKYGSYDHAKDPESLEQDLRSRLLSKRHKYVKDDSAEEVSVARDDSYERLYEEREHERNSKIERRKARRLKGRDAIIEVVDSPDAEENLRHSQRKKHKRHKEKHEKRTALDDIIPPKNAAAITAPPPVAAEKRRSPEDPELIARRAKLLAAEQEKEKRKEIARKELEARRELRRDRALDTLSPTAVAASVTAGLNVQIKRKKSDEEEKAKRKRLKKSKDSEEDDDEDEERDEEDDEDASDSSDDSRDDEEDSVSNSGSDSDHSNYKKSKSKKKKRANHSDGEVSLPESPLSIGELSKSPNKSSKKKAKKKKHSAKSKYSDDEDNEEEEEKHNKRSSRSNSISLSPSRSRSRTRSHTPAHSRSRSRSRSSHSSLTASSRSRSRSRSSVRSRSRSRSHSSSRSRSRSRTSRSRSLSKSRSRSRSDSRTRSEERDMKANSRKEEKESKDKLSSSEVDKRNHEDAEDLPAMDDKGNPLPNYYPGIQGCRSVEEFQCLNRIEEGTYGVVYRAKDKRTNEIVALKRLKMEKEKEGFPITSLREINTLLKGQHPNIVTVREIVVGSNMDKIFIVMDYVEHDLKSLMETMKAKKQSFFPGEIKCLTQQLLRAVGHLHDNWILHRDLKTSNLLLSHKGILKVGDFGLAREYGSPLKKYTSLVVTLWYRAPELLLCSPEYSTPIDIWSVGCIFAEFLQMAPIFPGKSEVDELNRIFKELGTPNEKIWPGYNQLPAVKNMLSQNSQFADYPVSSLRKHFADKTSEAGIDLLQGLLTYDPKQRLSADTALKHQYFKELPVPIDPSMFPTWPAKSELGARKALASSPKPPSGGSQFKQLGKDDLAGTGSGGKIISGIITGNKKTSANTGFVLNAGIDQRQLAMGPGFNLKF; this is translated from the exons ATGCCTAACGACGATATGTCGGGCAGTGAAGATGGTCAACTACGCAGTCCAGTCGGCGATGACCATATGTTAag TGGCGAAGAGGATACAGATTCATTGGATATTAAACCACCACAGGCTCATGTATCTCGCGATTCGAGTAGTTCTAGGCGTAAGGAAAAATCGAAAGATAAGAAACATTCCAAAGAACGTAGACACAAGGAACGTTATGCCGATGCAGGAGGAGGACGTGATAAAGAAAAGGATTATCATCGTGATAGCCGACAAGTTGAACGTAGAAGCGATGTGGAGCGTAAAGAAATAAGGCGAGGCAATGGTGAGGAACGTTATCAGCTGCAGAAGAGTGGCTACGATCGGGAGGATTATATGGCTGGGGGAGAAAAGCGTTATCATAAACATTATGATGATGCTGCAACGGGTTCGCGTGGCAGTGCAAATGTTTATCATGGCAGTTATCATGGTCATCAGGAGCATCAAtaccaacatcatcatcatcaacagcagcagcatcatcaccatcatcatgcCCAAATGCAAATGCAACATCGTCAACGTCAAGATTACTATGAACACCGGAGACAACAAGACTATCATCATCCACTGCCCACCGATTATCATAGCCAACGTCATCACCAGCAGCAACACAATCAAGCCTATGAAGTTTCCCGTGGTGGAGCTCAAAAATATCATGATCATGAAATGGAGAAACGTAAATATGGCTCCTACGATCATGCCAAAGATCCTGAAAGTCTAGAGCAAGACTTACGTTCACGCCTTCTAAGCAAACgtcataaatatgttaaagaTGATAGTGCGGAAGAGGTGAGTGTTGCTAGAGATGATTCATATGAACGTTTGTATGAGGAGCGAGAACATGAACGTAACTCCAAAATAGAACGTCGCAAGGCTAGACGTTTAAAGGGACGCGATGCTATAATAGAAGTGGTTGACAGTCCGGATGCCGAAGAAAATCTACGTCATTCGCAACGCAAAAAACATAAACGCCATAAAGAAAAGCATGAAAAGCGAACAGCCTTAGATGATATTATACCGCCTAAAAACGCAGCAGCTATTACTGCCCCTCCACCAGTAGCAGCAGAAAAGAGACGTTCTCCCGAAGATCCAGAACTTATAGCTCGAAGAGCAAAGCTGCTGGCCGCCGAACAAGAAAAGGAGAAACGCAAGGAAATTGCCCGCAAGGAACTAGAAGCTCGACGTGAATTGAGAAGAGATCGTGCTTTGGATACTTTAAGTCCCACCGCTGTGGCGGCCAGTGTAACCGCCGGtttaaatgttcaaataaaACGTAAGAAGAGCGATGAAGAGGAAAAAGCAAAACGAAAACGTCTTAAAAAGTCCAAGGACAGTGAAGAAGATGATGACGAAGATGAGGAACGAGATGAAGAAGATGATGAAGATGCTAGTGACTCTTCCGATGATAGTCGTGATGATGAAGAAGATAGTGTTAGTAACTCTGGCAGTGATAGCGATCACAGTAATTATAAGAAAAGTAAATCGAAAAAGAAGAAACGAGCGAATCATAGTGATGGTGAAGTCTCCTTACCCGAAAGTCCTTTGTCAATAGGAGAATTGTCCAAATCTCCCAATAAATCATCGaagaaaaaagcgaaaaagaagaAACATTCTGCTAAAAGCAAATATTCGGATGATGAAGACAACGAGGAGGAAGAGGAGAAACATAATAAACGTTCTTCTAGATCCAATTCAATATCACTGTCACCCAGCCGTTCAAGATCGCGAACACGCTCGCATACACCCGCCCATTCTAGATCACGCTCAAGATCCCGTTCATCACATTCTTCTCTAACGGCTAGCTCTAGATCACGTTCAAGATCACGTTCTTCCGTACGCAGCAGATCAAGATCCCGTTCTCATTCTAGCTCAAGATCACGTTCTCGTTCACGTACCTCCCGCAGCCGTAGTCTATCAAAATCACGCTCACGTTCTCGTTCAGACTCTCGTACGCGCAGTGAAGAACGTGATATGAAAGCAAATTCACGCAAAGAGGAAAAGGAATCAAAAGACAAATTATCCTCCTCAGAGGTGGATAAGAGGAATCACGAAGATGCTGAAGATTTGCCCGCCATGGATGACAAAGGTAATCCCTTACCCAATTACTATCCCGGCATACAGGGTTGTCGTTCGGTAGAAGAGTTCCAATGCCTTAATCGCATAGAGGAGGGTACTTATGGTGTTGTTTATCGCGCCAAAGATAAACGTACAAATGAAATTGTCGCCCTTAAACGTCttaaaatggaaaaagaaaaagaaggcTTTCCCATTACGTCACTGCGTGAAATCAATACTTTACTCAAGGGTCAACATCCCAATATTGTTACGGTGCGCGAAATAGTTGTCGGTTCAAATATGgataaaattttcattgttaTGGATTATGTAGAACACGATTTGAAATCGTTAATGGAAACTATGAAGGCGAAAAAGCAATCATTTTTCCCTGGTGAAATTAAATGTCTAACACAACAGCTGCTCCGGGCAGTGGGTCATTTGCATGACAATTGGATATTGCACAGAGATTTGAAAACGTCAAATCTTTTACTATCGCACAAAGGCATCTTGAAAGTAGGTGATTTTGGTTTGGCACGTGAATATGGTTCACCTTTAAAGAAATATACCTCATTGGTGGTGACATTATGGTATAGAGCTCCTGAGTTGTTGTTATGTTCACCCGAATATTCGACACCGATTGATATATGGTCAGTGGGTTGTATATTTGCAGAATTTCTACAAATGGCTCCTATATTTCCGGGAAAATCCGAGGTGGATGAATTAAATCGGATATTTAAG GAACTGGGAACTCCCAATGAGAAAATTTGGCCTGGCTACAATCAACTACCGGCGGTCAAGAATATGCTTAGTCAAAACTCTCAATTTGCAGACTATCCCGTGTCCagtttaagaaaacattttgccGACAAAACTTCCGAGGCCGGCATTGATTTATTACAGGGTCTTTTAACCTATGATCCCAAACAAAGATTGTCCGCCGATACCGCTTTAAAACATCAATATTTCAAAGAACTGCCAGTACCTATTGATCCATCCATGTTTCCCACCTGGCCAGCTAAAAGTGAATTGGGTGCACGCAAAGCTTTGGCCTCCTCGCCGAAACCACCTTCTGGAGGTTCTCAATTTAAACAATTGGGTAAAGATGATCTGGCTGGCACCGGTAGTGGCGGTAAAATCATATCTGGCATTATAACCGGCAACAAGAAAACATCTGCCAATACTGGCTTTGTCCTAAATGCTGGTATCGATCAAAGACAATTAGCCATGGGACCcggttttaatttgaaattctaa
- the LOC111686071 gene encoding serine/threonine-protein kinase PITSLRE isoform X2 produces the protein MGTKEEDGEEDTDSLDIKPPQAHVSRDSSSSRRKEKSKDKKHSKERRHKERYADAGGGRDKEKDYHRDSRQVERRSDVERKEIRRGNGEERYQLQKSGYDREDYMAGGEKRYHKHYDDAATGSRGSANVYHGSYHGHQEHQYQHHHHQQQQHHHHHHAQMQMQHRQRQDYYEHRRQQDYHHPLPTDYHSQRHHQQQHNQAYEVSRGGAQKYHDHEMEKRKYGSYDHAKDPESLEQDLRSRLLSKRHKYVKDDSAEEVSVARDDSYERLYEEREHERNSKIERRKARRLKGRDAIIEVVDSPDAEENLRHSQRKKHKRHKEKHEKRTALDDIIPPKNAAAITAPPPVAAEKRRSPEDPELIARRAKLLAAEQEKEKRKEIARKELEARRELRRDRALDTLSPTAVAASVTAGLNVQIKRKKSDEEEKAKRKRLKKSKDSEEDDDEDEERDEEDDEDASDSSDDSRDDEEDSVSNSGSDSDHSNYKKSKSKKKKRANHSDGEVSLPESPLSIGELSKSPNKSSKKKAKKKKHSAKSKYSDDEDNEEEEEKHNKRSSRSNSISLSPSRSRSRTRSHTPAHSRSRSRSRSSHSSLTASSRSRSRSRSSVRSRSRSRSHSSSRSRSRSRTSRSRSLSKSRSRSRSDSRTRSEERDMKANSRKEEKESKDKLSSSEVDKRNHEDAEDLPAMDDKGNPLPNYYPGIQGCRSVEEFQCLNRIEEGTYGVVYRAKDKRTNEIVALKRLKMEKEKEGFPITSLREINTLLKGQHPNIVTVREIVVGSNMDKIFIVMDYVEHDLKSLMETMKAKKQSFFPGEIKCLTQQLLRAVGHLHDNWILHRDLKTSNLLLSHKGILKVGDFGLAREYGSPLKKYTSLVVTLWYRAPELLLCSPEYSTPIDIWSVGCIFAEFLQMAPIFPGKSEVDELNRIFKELGTPNEKIWPGYNQLPAVKNMLSQNSQFADYPVSSLRKHFADKTSEAGIDLLQGLLTYDPKQRLSADTALKHQYFKELPVPIDPSMFPTWPAKSELGARKALASSPKPPSGGSQFKQLGKDDLAGTGSGGKIISGIITGNKKTSANTGFVLNAGIDQRQLAMGPGFNLKF, from the exons ATGGGAACTAAGGAAGAAGA TGGCGAAGAGGATACAGATTCATTGGATATTAAACCACCACAGGCTCATGTATCTCGCGATTCGAGTAGTTCTAGGCGTAAGGAAAAATCGAAAGATAAGAAACATTCCAAAGAACGTAGACACAAGGAACGTTATGCCGATGCAGGAGGAGGACGTGATAAAGAAAAGGATTATCATCGTGATAGCCGACAAGTTGAACGTAGAAGCGATGTGGAGCGTAAAGAAATAAGGCGAGGCAATGGTGAGGAACGTTATCAGCTGCAGAAGAGTGGCTACGATCGGGAGGATTATATGGCTGGGGGAGAAAAGCGTTATCATAAACATTATGATGATGCTGCAACGGGTTCGCGTGGCAGTGCAAATGTTTATCATGGCAGTTATCATGGTCATCAGGAGCATCAAtaccaacatcatcatcatcaacagcagcagcatcatcaccatcatcatgcCCAAATGCAAATGCAACATCGTCAACGTCAAGATTACTATGAACACCGGAGACAACAAGACTATCATCATCCACTGCCCACCGATTATCATAGCCAACGTCATCACCAGCAGCAACACAATCAAGCCTATGAAGTTTCCCGTGGTGGAGCTCAAAAATATCATGATCATGAAATGGAGAAACGTAAATATGGCTCCTACGATCATGCCAAAGATCCTGAAAGTCTAGAGCAAGACTTACGTTCACGCCTTCTAAGCAAACgtcataaatatgttaaagaTGATAGTGCGGAAGAGGTGAGTGTTGCTAGAGATGATTCATATGAACGTTTGTATGAGGAGCGAGAACATGAACGTAACTCCAAAATAGAACGTCGCAAGGCTAGACGTTTAAAGGGACGCGATGCTATAATAGAAGTGGTTGACAGTCCGGATGCCGAAGAAAATCTACGTCATTCGCAACGCAAAAAACATAAACGCCATAAAGAAAAGCATGAAAAGCGAACAGCCTTAGATGATATTATACCGCCTAAAAACGCAGCAGCTATTACTGCCCCTCCACCAGTAGCAGCAGAAAAGAGACGTTCTCCCGAAGATCCAGAACTTATAGCTCGAAGAGCAAAGCTGCTGGCCGCCGAACAAGAAAAGGAGAAACGCAAGGAAATTGCCCGCAAGGAACTAGAAGCTCGACGTGAATTGAGAAGAGATCGTGCTTTGGATACTTTAAGTCCCACCGCTGTGGCGGCCAGTGTAACCGCCGGtttaaatgttcaaataaaACGTAAGAAGAGCGATGAAGAGGAAAAAGCAAAACGAAAACGTCTTAAAAAGTCCAAGGACAGTGAAGAAGATGATGACGAAGATGAGGAACGAGATGAAGAAGATGATGAAGATGCTAGTGACTCTTCCGATGATAGTCGTGATGATGAAGAAGATAGTGTTAGTAACTCTGGCAGTGATAGCGATCACAGTAATTATAAGAAAAGTAAATCGAAAAAGAAGAAACGAGCGAATCATAGTGATGGTGAAGTCTCCTTACCCGAAAGTCCTTTGTCAATAGGAGAATTGTCCAAATCTCCCAATAAATCATCGaagaaaaaagcgaaaaagaagaAACATTCTGCTAAAAGCAAATATTCGGATGATGAAGACAACGAGGAGGAAGAGGAGAAACATAATAAACGTTCTTCTAGATCCAATTCAATATCACTGTCACCCAGCCGTTCAAGATCGCGAACACGCTCGCATACACCCGCCCATTCTAGATCACGCTCAAGATCCCGTTCATCACATTCTTCTCTAACGGCTAGCTCTAGATCACGTTCAAGATCACGTTCTTCCGTACGCAGCAGATCAAGATCCCGTTCTCATTCTAGCTCAAGATCACGTTCTCGTTCACGTACCTCCCGCAGCCGTAGTCTATCAAAATCACGCTCACGTTCTCGTTCAGACTCTCGTACGCGCAGTGAAGAACGTGATATGAAAGCAAATTCACGCAAAGAGGAAAAGGAATCAAAAGACAAATTATCCTCCTCAGAGGTGGATAAGAGGAATCACGAAGATGCTGAAGATTTGCCCGCCATGGATGACAAAGGTAATCCCTTACCCAATTACTATCCCGGCATACAGGGTTGTCGTTCGGTAGAAGAGTTCCAATGCCTTAATCGCATAGAGGAGGGTACTTATGGTGTTGTTTATCGCGCCAAAGATAAACGTACAAATGAAATTGTCGCCCTTAAACGTCttaaaatggaaaaagaaaaagaaggcTTTCCCATTACGTCACTGCGTGAAATCAATACTTTACTCAAGGGTCAACATCCCAATATTGTTACGGTGCGCGAAATAGTTGTCGGTTCAAATATGgataaaattttcattgttaTGGATTATGTAGAACACGATTTGAAATCGTTAATGGAAACTATGAAGGCGAAAAAGCAATCATTTTTCCCTGGTGAAATTAAATGTCTAACACAACAGCTGCTCCGGGCAGTGGGTCATTTGCATGACAATTGGATATTGCACAGAGATTTGAAAACGTCAAATCTTTTACTATCGCACAAAGGCATCTTGAAAGTAGGTGATTTTGGTTTGGCACGTGAATATGGTTCACCTTTAAAGAAATATACCTCATTGGTGGTGACATTATGGTATAGAGCTCCTGAGTTGTTGTTATGTTCACCCGAATATTCGACACCGATTGATATATGGTCAGTGGGTTGTATATTTGCAGAATTTCTACAAATGGCTCCTATATTTCCGGGAAAATCCGAGGTGGATGAATTAAATCGGATATTTAAG GAACTGGGAACTCCCAATGAGAAAATTTGGCCTGGCTACAATCAACTACCGGCGGTCAAGAATATGCTTAGTCAAAACTCTCAATTTGCAGACTATCCCGTGTCCagtttaagaaaacattttgccGACAAAACTTCCGAGGCCGGCATTGATTTATTACAGGGTCTTTTAACCTATGATCCCAAACAAAGATTGTCCGCCGATACCGCTTTAAAACATCAATATTTCAAAGAACTGCCAGTACCTATTGATCCATCCATGTTTCCCACCTGGCCAGCTAAAAGTGAATTGGGTGCACGCAAAGCTTTGGCCTCCTCGCCGAAACCACCTTCTGGAGGTTCTCAATTTAAACAATTGGGTAAAGATGATCTGGCTGGCACCGGTAGTGGCGGTAAAATCATATCTGGCATTATAACCGGCAACAAGAAAACATCTGCCAATACTGGCTTTGTCCTAAATGCTGGTATCGATCAAAGACAATTAGCCATGGGACCcggttttaatttgaaattctaa
- the LOC111686096 gene encoding dysbindin protein homolog, with product MLSSLKKKFNNALQEASIITENLQQQYRQRVTTPESLSSSRSSLAASTLDLGVPSDVNIAAGCNLLAKYEDDWKIIHQNNVENAKKAQEVAKQIQTIEKSMTNHHVVMTDLIHCLAGIPGLVAKLKTCQETLNEVNNLSHIVDKELEKLEDLCEECELQEYILEKQCEISKYKQKKMEDLELFRQKVAAEHQQRIKDHEGNLRKIQKERQAVFDDAFRHDLEEFKQKGHIPKIQTSLTQEVSLEEVVLDDAETKDALEEFLNG from the exons atgttaagtagtttaaagaaaaaatttaataatgcttTACAAGAGGCCTCTATAATAACCGAAAACTTGCAGCAGCAATATCGTCAACGTGTCACAACACCAGAG AGCTTAAGTAGCAGTCGCAGTTCTTTAGCAGCATCTACTTTAGACTTGGGCGTACCATCTGATGTTAATATTGCTGCCGGTTGTAATTTATTGGCTAAATATGAAGATGATTGGAAAATCATTCATCAGAATAATGTCGAAAATGCCAAAAAAGCTCAAGAAGTTGCCAAACAAATTCAGACTATCGAAAAGAGTATGACAAATCATCATGTAGTGATGACCGATCTAATACACTGTCTTGCTGGTATTCCCGGACTTGTGGCCAAATTAAAAACCTGCCAGGAAACATTAAATGAAGTTAATAATCTTAGTCATATAGTAGATAAGGAATTGGAGAAATTGGAAGACTTGTGTGAAGAATGTGAATTGCAGGAGTATATATTGGAAAAACAATGtgaaatatcgaaatataaacaaaagaaaatgg AGGATTTGGAACTGTTTAGACAAAAAGTTGCTGCCGAACATCAACAACGTATTAAGGATCATGAGGgcaatttaagaaaaatccaAAAGGAACGTCAAGCTGTATTCGATGATGCTTTTCGTCACGATTTAGAGGAATTTAAACAAAAGGGTCATATACCAA AAATTCAAACAAGTTTAACACAAGAGGTTTCCTTAGAAGAGGTGGTTTTAGATGATGCCGAAACAAAAGATGCTTTGGAAGAATTTTTAAATGGTTAA
- the LOC111686075 gene encoding RNA-binding protein lark: MPGAGTFKLFIGNLDEKTQASELRPLFEKYGTVVECDVVKNYGFVHMETEEQGRKAIENLNGFMLNGYGIKVEAAKSRRAPNTPTTKIFVGNLTDKTRAPEVRELFQKYGTVVECDIVRNYGFVHLDCVGDVQDCIKELNGRVVDGQPLKVQVSTSRVRPKPGMGDPEQCYRCGRSGHWSKECPRLYGGSGGGRDMGPGGYRDRMYGRDPYPPPPPPPPFLRDRIMDGFRDYDYYDRRFEDTRDLFERRYQGSRMRDFPPPPLSRRDPMPLPPPLSGSLRGGSLSRGYDSMFSRRSPPPSRGSNGMGRYGGYEDFSRDSFDDRMMSSRNMRGPSPPGRRYAPY, encoded by the exons ATGCCTGGAGCAGGCACCTTTAAGCTGTTCATCGGTAATCTCGATGAGAAAACTCAAGCCTCTGAACTGCGACCTCTGTTCGAGAAATACGGTACCGTAGTGGAATGTGATGTAGTGAAAAACTATGGTTTCGTTCATATGGAAACCGAAGAACAAGGCCGCAAAGCCATTGAAAATCTTAATGGCTTCATGTTGAATGGCTATGGCATTAAAGTGGAAGCGGCCAAGAGTCGCCGTGCCCCCAATACACCGACCACGAAAATCTTTGTGGGCAATTTAACCGATAAAACTCGTGCGCCCGAAGTACGTGAACTATTCCAAAAATACGGCACCGTTGTCGAATGTGATATCGTTCGCAATTATGGTTTTGTACATCTCGACTGTGTCGGTGATGTACAAGATTGTATTAAGGAATTGAATGGTCGTGTTGTCGATGGTCAACCGCTGAAGGTTCAGGTCTCCACCAGTCGTGTACGACCGAAACCCGGCATGGGTGATCCAGAGCAGTGTTATCGTTGCGGCCGTTCGGGTCATTGGTCAAAAGAATGTCCGCGCTTGTATGGCGGCAGCGGTGGTGGTCGTGACATGGGCCCGGGCGGCTATAGAGATCGTATGTACGGACGTGATCCTTATCCaccaccgccaccaccaccTCCATTCTTACGCGACCGGATTATGGATGGCTTTAGG GATTATGATTACTATGATCGTAGATTCGAAGATACACGCGATTTATTCGAACGTCGTTATCAGGGATCGCGTATGCGTGATTTTCCACCACCACCACTATCGAGACGTGATCCAATGCCTTTGCCACCACCGTTGAGTGGCAGCTTAAGAGGTGGTAGTTTATCACGTGGTTATGACAGCATGTTTAGCAGACGATCACCACCACCCTCACGTGGCAGCAATGGCATGGGTCGTTATGGCGg TTATGAAGATTTTAGTCGTGATTCATTTGACGATCGTATGATGTCTTCGCGTAATATGCGTGGTCCCTCACCACCCGGTCGCCGTTATGCACCGTACTGA
- the LOC111686088 gene encoding coiled-coil-helix-coiled-coil-helix domain-containing protein 7 encodes MPRNPNAERDNPCLKEQELSYKCLSKNNYDREACEVYFANYKNCKDFWHKIRSDRRAKGIAPYLPPVEERDAIKAEYMKTKPKAN; translated from the exons ATGCCTCGTAATCCAAATGCTGAAAGAGATAATCCTTGTTTAAAA GAGCAGGAATTGTCCTACAAGTGTTTGagtaaaaacaattatgatagAGAAGCCTGTGAGGTGTATTTTGCCAActataaaaattgcaaagatTTCTGG caCAAAATACGTTCCGATCGTAGAGCTAAAGGTATAGCTCCTTATTTACCGCCTGTAGAGGAAAGAGATGCTATTAAGGCGGAATATATGAAAACTAAACCGAAAGCTAATTAG
- the LOC111686086 gene encoding distal membrane-arm assembly complex protein 2 has translation MLNLYTKCIRTQPVRLVQGALRNLSDETNGRRESQVQKRIREELERDKKALKWRKTNEEAGDIDTKLKLFANQEQTSDYIIMMQKPINLNPKDWLAMLEKRKEKKERHMQQFMPERHEILGPDLATAHFILHRGGAVKFLNSQNWMKADENGEFKLPSTYHAQFKVEALRCDNMTLYYEGLENIRWLQEFKFLSFHNIKTFDDWCLDRVSGSQCHKLEILDISGTQCTARGLSCLYRLTNLKLLVVDDPKESLEYELTCSMLEEALPQLKIVNAGSLHEK, from the coding sequence atgttaaatttatacacaaaatgcATACGAACGCAACCTGTACGTCTAGTGCAAGGAGCTTTAAGAAATCTAAGTGATGAAACGAATGGCCGACGTGAGTCGCAAGTACAAAAACGTATACGTGAAGAATTGGAGCGTGATAAAAAGGCTTTGAAATGGCGCAAAACTAATGAGGAGGCTGGAGATATTGATACTAAACTAAAGTTATTTGCCAATCAAGAACAAACATCCGACTACATTATAATGATGCAAAAACCCATTAATCTTAATCCCAAAGATTGGCTGGCGATGTTAGAGAAGAGAAAGGAAAAGAAAGAACGTCATATGCAACAATTTATGCCCGAAAGACATGAGATATTGGGACCCGATTTAGCCACTGCCCATTTTATTTTACACCGTGGTGGCGCTGTCAAATTTCTCAATAGTCAAAATTGGATGAAAGCTGATGAAAATGGAGAATTTAAACTACCTAGCACCTATCATGCTCAATTCAAAGTGGAGGCTTTACGTTGTGACAATATGACTCTGTACTATGAGGGTTTGGAAAATATACGTTGGCTGcaagaatttaaatttctatcatttcataatattaaaactttcgATGATTGGTGTTTGGATAGAGTTTCTGGTTCGCAATGTCATAAATTGGAAATTCTAGACATATCGGGTACCCAGTGCACTGCTCGTGGTTTATCCTGTCTCTATCGTTTAACTAATTTGAAACTATTGGTAGTAGATGACCCCAAAGAGTCTTTGGAATATGAATTAACTTGTTCTATGCTGGAAGAGGCTTTACctcaattaaaaattgttaatgccGGCTCATTGCATGAGAAGTAA